The Streptomyces cynarae genome contains a region encoding:
- a CDS encoding aldo/keto reductase, with amino-acid sequence MTDSRITQVRLGDDGPEVGVQGLGCMGMSFAYGPADAEESRATLERALELGVTLYDTADMYGAGENERFLSPFFKAHRDEVVIATKFAISTSPDDPFKRVVRNDPPYIRQCVEASLKRLDVDVIDLYYMHRRDVNVPIEESVGTMAELVREGKVKHLGLSEVTADELRAAQAVHPIAAVQSEWSLFSRDIEAHVVPAAKELGVALVPYSPLGRGFLTGSFSNAETDLTDQDFRRTMPRFTGENAAANVALLEPIRSVAKAHGASPAQIALAWVQQQATVRGLAVVPIPGTTKRHRIEENVEAARIVLTEEELSLLEPIAAKVAGDRYPDMSFTSVGRE; translated from the coding sequence ATGACGGACAGCAGGATCACGCAGGTGCGGCTCGGCGACGACGGCCCCGAGGTGGGTGTGCAGGGCCTCGGCTGCATGGGCATGAGCTTCGCGTACGGCCCCGCGGACGCCGAGGAGTCGCGTGCCACCCTGGAGCGGGCGCTGGAGCTCGGCGTCACCCTGTACGACACGGCGGACATGTACGGCGCGGGGGAGAACGAGAGGTTCCTGTCGCCGTTCTTCAAGGCGCACCGGGACGAGGTCGTCATCGCCACCAAGTTCGCGATCTCGACCTCGCCCGACGACCCGTTCAAGCGGGTCGTCCGCAACGACCCGCCGTACATCCGTCAGTGCGTCGAGGCGAGCCTGAAGCGCCTGGACGTCGACGTGATCGACCTCTATTACATGCACCGCCGGGACGTGAACGTCCCGATCGAGGAGTCCGTCGGCACGATGGCGGAGCTGGTGCGCGAGGGCAAGGTCAAGCACCTGGGGCTGAGCGAGGTCACCGCCGACGAACTCCGGGCGGCCCAGGCCGTCCACCCGATCGCCGCCGTTCAGTCGGAGTGGTCGCTGTTCAGCCGTGACATCGAGGCCCATGTGGTGCCGGCCGCCAAGGAGCTGGGCGTGGCCCTGGTGCCGTACTCGCCGCTCGGCCGAGGCTTCCTCACGGGCTCCTTCTCGAACGCGGAGACGGACCTCACGGACCAGGACTTCCGCCGTACGATGCCCCGTTTCACGGGCGAGAACGCGGCCGCCAACGTGGCGCTCCTCGAACCGATCCGGTCCGTCGCGAAGGCCCACGGCGCTTCGCCGGCGCAGATCGCGCTGGCCTGGGTGCAGCAGCAGGCCACGGTGCGCGGCCTCGCGGTGGTCCCCATCCCGGGTACGACCAAGCGCCACCGCATCGAGGAGAACGTGGAGGCCGCACGCATCGTCCTGACGGAGGAGGAACTGTCCCTGCTGGAGCCGATCGCGGCCAAGGTGGCGGGCGACCGCTACCCGGACATGAGCTTCACGTCGGTGGGGCGGGAGTAG
- a CDS encoding MerR family transcriptional regulator: MTVIETLAEAAENGTDICGVPPGRHPRPDGQDSYTISEVVAFTGLTAHTLRWYERIGLMPDVDRSHTGQRRYCNADLDWLDLVGKLRLTGMPVADMVRYAELVRAGDHTYAERYELLEATRRDVLARIAELQDTLAVLNRKIDFYADAGRALASERPR; the protein is encoded by the coding sequence ATGACGGTGATCGAGACCTTGGCCGAGGCGGCCGAAAACGGGACCGACATCTGCGGCGTGCCGCCCGGGCGGCACCCCCGCCCCGATGGACAGGACAGTTACACGATCAGCGAGGTCGTCGCCTTCACCGGCCTGACGGCGCACACCCTGCGCTGGTACGAGCGGATCGGGCTGATGCCCGACGTGGACCGCTCGCACACCGGGCAGCGCCGCTACTGCAACGCCGACCTCGACTGGCTCGATCTCGTCGGCAAGCTCCGGCTCACCGGCATGCCCGTCGCCGACATGGTGCGCTACGCCGAGCTGGTCCGCGCCGGAGACCACACGTACGCCGAGCGCTACGAACTCCTGGAGGCGACCCGCCGGGACGTGCTCGCCCGGATCGCGGAGCTGCAGGACACGCTCGCGGTGCTCAACCGGAAGATCGATTTCTACGCGGACGCCGGGCGCGCCCTGGCGTCGGAGAGGCCCCGATGA
- a CDS encoding GNAT family N-acetyltransferase: MSLVRRAVPEDADEVLRLRQVMIDSVFSTGSSSASSASSTKWHEESLPTLRGRLADPDGGFAAFVVDHPERPGALAALVAGTIEYRIGRAGNPHGRVGHVFSVATDPDARRRGYARACMEELLGWFREQGVPQVDLNASAEAEPLYASLGFVRKPDPSMRLQL; encoded by the coding sequence ATGAGTCTCGTACGCCGGGCCGTGCCCGAGGACGCCGACGAAGTGCTGCGCCTGCGCCAGGTGATGATCGACTCGGTCTTCTCGACCGGCTCCTCCTCCGCCTCCTCCGCCTCGTCCACAAAGTGGCACGAGGAGTCCCTGCCGACCCTGCGCGGCCGACTCGCCGATCCGGACGGCGGCTTCGCGGCGTTCGTCGTGGACCATCCGGAGCGGCCGGGGGCGCTGGCGGCGCTGGTGGCCGGGACGATCGAGTACCGGATCGGGCGGGCGGGCAATCCGCACGGGCGGGTGGGGCACGTCTTCAGCGTCGCCACCGATCCGGACGCGCGCCGCCGCGGCTATGCCCGCGCCTGCATGGAGGAGCTGCTGGGCTGGTTCCGGGAGCAGGGAGTCCCCCAGGTCGACCTGAACGCGTCCGCCGAGGCGGAGCCGCTGTACGCGTCGCTGGGCTTCGTGCGCAAGCCTGACCCCTCGATGCGGTTGCAGCTGTGA
- a CDS encoding serine hydrolase domain-containing protein: MPLQSLALIENWPVPTAAAAVVRADGTVLGTHGPVDHRFPLASVTKPLAAYAVLVAYEEGAIELDEPAGPSGATVRHLLAHTSGLAFDEHRVTSAPGERRLYSNAGFEVLGDHVAKATDIPFAEYARQAVLEPLGMTSTTLDGSPAKDGVSTVADLARFAAEVQSPRLLDPRTVAEAMTVQYPGTKGVLPGYGHQNPNDWGLGFEIRDSKSPHWTGSSSSPRTFGHFGQSGTFLWIDPDAGVACAALTDRAFGPWAIEVWTPFTDAVLAELRG; this comes from the coding sequence ATGCCCCTGCAGAGCCTGGCACTGATCGAGAACTGGCCCGTTCCCACCGCCGCCGCGGCGGTCGTCCGCGCGGACGGCACCGTCCTCGGTACGCACGGTCCGGTCGACCACCGCTTCCCGCTGGCCTCGGTCACCAAGCCGCTCGCCGCGTACGCGGTGCTCGTCGCATACGAGGAGGGTGCGATCGAGCTGGACGAGCCCGCCGGGCCGTCCGGCGCGACGGTGCGCCATCTGCTCGCGCACACCTCCGGGCTGGCCTTCGACGAGCACCGGGTGACGTCGGCGCCCGGGGAGCGGCGGCTGTACTCGAACGCGGGGTTCGAGGTGCTGGGCGACCATGTGGCGAAGGCGACGGACATCCCGTTCGCCGAGTACGCCCGGCAGGCGGTGCTGGAGCCGCTCGGCATGACGTCCACGACCCTCGACGGCTCCCCGGCGAAGGACGGCGTCTCGACGGTGGCGGACCTGGCACGGTTCGCGGCGGAGGTGCAGTCGCCGCGGCTGCTGGATCCCCGCACGGTGGCGGAGGCGATGACGGTGCAGTACCCCGGGACGAAGGGGGTGCTGCCCGGGTACGGGCACCAGAACCCGAACGACTGGGGGTTGGGGTTCGAGATCCGCGACTCGAAGTCGCCGCACTGGACGGGGAGTTCTTCCTCGCCGAGGACCTTCGGGCACTTCGGGCAGTCGGGGACGTTCCTGTGGATCGACCCGGACGCGGGGGTGGCGTGCGCGGCCCTCACGGACCGGGCGTTCGGACCCTGGGCGATCGAGGTGTGGACGCCGTTCACGGATGCGGTGCTGGCGGAGCTGCGCGGCTGA
- a CDS encoding pirin family protein produces the protein MMDVRRTGERYRGGDPAAGIESLHAFSFGPHYDPDNLRFGAVIACNEERLAPGAGFDEHPHSHTEIVTWVVEGELTHRDSTGRTSVIRPGDVQRLSAGAGVRHVERNDGESPLVFVQMWLSPLTPGGDPVYEVVHGIADSTPYAVPEAGAMLHVRRLGAGERTAVPDAPYLYVHVVRGEVRLDGEELGPGDAVRITDAKDLEAVAVTGAELLVWEMTP, from the coding sequence GTGATGGACGTACGGCGCACCGGCGAGCGCTACCGCGGAGGGGACCCGGCGGCCGGGATCGAGTCCCTGCACGCCTTCAGCTTCGGCCCGCACTACGACCCGGACAACCTCCGCTTCGGCGCGGTGATCGCCTGCAACGAGGAGCGGCTCGCACCGGGCGCCGGCTTCGACGAGCATCCGCACAGCCACACGGAGATCGTCACGTGGGTGGTGGAGGGCGAACTGACCCACCGCGACTCCACGGGCCGCACGTCGGTGATCCGCCCCGGCGACGTCCAGCGCCTGAGCGCGGGGGCGGGCGTCCGTCACGTCGAACGCAACGACGGTGAGAGCCCCCTGGTCTTCGTCCAGATGTGGCTGTCCCCCCTGACACCCGGCGGCGACCCGGTCTACGAGGTCGTCCACGGCATCGCCGACTCCACCCCGTACGCGGTGCCGGAGGCGGGCGCGATGCTCCATGTACGGCGCCTGGGCGCGGGGGAGCGGACGGCGGTGCCGGATGCGCCGTACCTGTACGTGCACGTGGTGCGCGGTGAAGTGCGACTGGACGGTGAGGAGTTGGGGCCGGGGGACGCGGTGCGGATCACGGACGCCAAGGACCTGGAGGCGGTGGCGGTGACGGGGGCGGAACTGCTGGTGTGGGAAATGACTCCCTAG
- the fasR gene encoding fatty acid biosynthesis transcriptional regulator FasR has product MPEPEARLTEPAPHSIHPHAATLKRLEKSSGSLAAQAIARMDETLPWYRAMPPENRSWIGLVAQAGIAAFTEWFRHPDAPQAISTDVFGTAPRELTRAITLRQTVEMVRTTIEVMESAIDEVAAPGDESVLREALLVYAREIAFATAQVYAQAAEARGAWDARLESLVVNAVLSGEADEGAVSRAAALGWNSPEHVCVVLGTAPDGDSELTVEAIRRAARHAKLQVLTGVLGDRLVVIAGGSDNPLAVAKSLIGPFAAGPVVAGPIVPDLLAATRSAQAAAAGLKACSAWQDAPRPVLADDLLPERAIAGDPGAREQLVEEIYRPLEEAGSALLETLSVYLEQASSLEGAARMLFVHPNTVRYRLRRVTDVTGWSPSDVRSAFTLRIALILGRLAEGDPQT; this is encoded by the coding sequence GTGCCCGAACCCGAAGCCCGCCTCACCGAGCCCGCACCGCATTCCATCCATCCGCACGCCGCGACCCTGAAGCGGCTGGAGAAATCGTCCGGAAGCCTCGCCGCGCAGGCCATCGCGCGCATGGACGAGACGCTGCCCTGGTACCGGGCGATGCCTCCGGAGAACCGTTCCTGGATCGGGCTGGTGGCTCAGGCGGGTATCGCCGCGTTCACCGAGTGGTTCCGGCACCCGGACGCCCCGCAGGCCATCTCCACCGATGTGTTCGGCACCGCGCCGCGCGAGCTGACCAGGGCGATCACCCTGCGGCAGACCGTGGAGATGGTGCGCACCACCATCGAGGTCATGGAGTCCGCCATCGACGAGGTGGCCGCCCCCGGCGACGAGTCCGTGCTGCGCGAGGCGCTCCTCGTGTACGCGCGAGAGATCGCCTTCGCCACCGCGCAGGTCTACGCCCAGGCCGCCGAGGCCCGCGGCGCCTGGGACGCGCGGCTCGAGTCGCTCGTCGTGAACGCCGTGCTCAGCGGGGAGGCCGACGAGGGGGCCGTCAGCCGGGCCGCCGCACTTGGCTGGAACTCGCCTGAACATGTGTGCGTGGTGCTCGGTACGGCACCCGACGGTGACAGCGAGTTGACGGTGGAGGCCATTCGACGGGCTGCCCGGCACGCCAAGTTGCAGGTCCTCACCGGGGTGCTCGGGGACCGGCTCGTGGTCATCGCCGGCGGCAGTGACAATCCGCTCGCCGTCGCCAAGTCGCTGATCGGGCCGTTCGCCGCCGGGCCGGTCGTCGCCGGGCCGATCGTGCCCGATCTGCTCGCCGCGACCCGGTCCGCGCAGGCCGCGGCCGCGGGCCTGAAGGCGTGTTCCGCCTGGCAGGACGCGCCGCGCCCGGTCCTGGCGGACGATCTGCTGCCGGAGCGCGCGATCGCAGGCGATCCGGGTGCGCGCGAGCAACTGGTGGAGGAGATCTACAGACCGCTGGAGGAGGCGGGCTCGGCGCTGCTGGAAACGCTCAGCGTGTACCTGGAGCAGGCGTCCAGTCTCGAGGGCGCCGCACGCATGCTCTTCGTTCACCCGAACACCGTCCGCTACCGGCTCCGACGTGTGACTGACGTCACCGGTTGGTCACCCTCTGATGTACGCTCCGCGTTCACGTTGCGGATCGCACTGATCCTGGGGCGTCTGGCCGAGGGTGATCCCCAGACCTAG
- a CDS encoding ACP S-malonyltransferase, which produces MLVLVAPGQGAQTPGFLTSWLDLPGAADRVGAWSEAIGLDLVHYGTQADAEAIRDTAVAQPLLVAAGLLSAAALGIGTSTADAAGIPGAVAGHSVGEITAAAFAGVLGDTAALTLVRKRGLAMADAAAITPTGMSALLGGDPETTIPHLDKLGLTPANVNGAGQIVAAGTLEQLAALEADKPEGVRRVVPLKVAGAFHTHHMAPAVDALAHAAEALTPDDPKVTYVSNKDGQTVETGAEVLKRLVGQVANPVRWDLCMETFEKLGATALIEVCPGGTLTGIAKRALPGVKTLALKTPDDLDAARELIAEHSA; this is translated from the coding sequence GTGCTCGTACTCGTCGCTCCCGGCCAGGGCGCCCAGACGCCCGGCTTCCTGACCTCCTGGCTCGACCTCCCCGGCGCCGCCGACCGCGTCGGCGCCTGGTCGGAGGCCATCGGACTGGACCTCGTCCACTACGGCACGCAGGCCGACGCCGAGGCCATCCGGGACACCGCCGTGGCCCAGCCCCTGCTGGTGGCCGCCGGGCTGCTGTCCGCGGCGGCACTCGGTATCGGCACATCTACCGCTGACGCGGCGGGCATTCCCGGCGCCGTCGCCGGGCACAGCGTCGGCGAGATCACCGCAGCGGCCTTCGCGGGCGTCCTCGGCGACACCGCCGCGCTGACCCTGGTCCGCAAGCGGGGCCTGGCCATGGCGGACGCCGCCGCGATCACGCCCACCGGCATGTCGGCCCTGCTCGGCGGCGACCCCGAGACGACGATCCCGCACCTGGACAAGCTGGGCCTGACGCCGGCGAACGTGAACGGCGCCGGGCAGATCGTGGCCGCCGGCACCCTGGAGCAGCTCGCCGCCCTGGAGGCGGACAAGCCGGAGGGTGTGCGCCGGGTCGTTCCGCTGAAGGTGGCCGGCGCCTTCCACACCCACCACATGGCCCCCGCGGTCGACGCCCTCGCGCACGCCGCCGAGGCGCTGACGCCCGACGACCCGAAGGTCACCTACGTCTCCAACAAGGACGGGCAGACCGTCGAGACCGGTGCCGAGGTGCTCAAGCGCCTGGTCGGCCAGGTCGCCAACCCGGTCCGCTGGGACCTGTGCATGGAGACCTTCGAGAAGCTGGGCGCGACCGCGCTGATCGAGGTGTGCCCCGGCGGCACCCTCACCGGCATCGCCAAGCGCGCGCTGCCGGGCGTCAAGACCCTCGCCCTGAAGACCCCCGACGACCTCGACGCTGCTCGCGAACTCATCGCCGAGCACAGCGCCTGA